The Saprospiraceae bacterium genome includes a window with the following:
- a CDS encoding endonuclease/exonuclease/phosphatase family protein — protein sequence MDKLINTSSRMLSVLIVLATVLAILLPYIDIYFYGSEYLVHMMFVMIFLGFMGLILQKREILFAGFLCAGILALFLKNASNISLKFPKENYESGLYVAHVNLSAISDLNTIDRIVADSTIEVISFQEYTPEWGSVLPEKLVGSYPFIFQFPGVDLYGKAIFSKYIIRKENILQLETIPNVELEIEKNGTGFNLVSVYLTPALDKYSKKNASAQLVTLSDKIQLLKTRTIVMGEFNQVYWSNDVIRFRNTTGLLNSRRDIIPNKIKMPYDHIFHTTDLECSGFEELLDAEGNHIGSKGKFQIRNDHVYRK from the coding sequence ATGGATAAGTTGATAAATACGAGCAGCCGGATGTTATCTGTTTTGATTGTTTTGGCAACTGTATTGGCGATACTTTTGCCATATATAGACATTTATTTTTACGGGTCGGAGTATTTGGTTCATATGATGTTTGTGATGATATTTTTGGGTTTTATGGGTCTTATTTTGCAGAAACGTGAGATCTTGTTTGCAGGATTTTTGTGCGCAGGAATATTGGCACTTTTTCTGAAGAATGCGTCCAATATCAGTCTGAAGTTTCCAAAAGAAAATTATGAATCCGGATTGTACGTTGCACATGTGAATCTGAGTGCAATCAGTGATCTGAACACTATCGACAGAATTGTTGCCGACAGCACAATTGAAGTTATTTCGTTTCAGGAATATACACCTGAGTGGGGTAGTGTGCTACCGGAGAAGTTGGTTGGTTCTTACCCGTTTATTTTTCAGTTCCCCGGTGTGGACTTATATGGGAAAGCTATATTTTCCAAGTATATAATTAGAAAGGAGAACATCCTTCAATTGGAAACGATACCCAATGTCGAATTGGAGATAGAAAAGAACGGTACAGGTTTTAATTTGGTTTCGGTATACCTGACACCTGCCCTGGATAAATATTCTAAAAAAAATGCATCAGCACAGTTAGTAACTTTATCTGACAAAATCCAACTTTTGAAAACGAGAACCATTGTAATGGGAGAGTTTAATCAGGTATATTGGTCTAATGATGTTATCCGGTTTCGAAATACTACGGGCTTGCTGAATAGTCGGAGAGATATCATTCCCAACAAAATAAAAATGCCTTATGACCATATATTTCATACAACCGATCTGGAATGTTCGGGATTTGAAGAGCTTTTGGATGCTGAAGGAAATCATATCGGAAGTAAAGGAAAATTTCAGATTAGAAATGACCATGTTTATAGAAAATAA
- a CDS encoding RNA polymerase sigma factor, with the protein MKIVALHQELETLIRKAGNKDRQAQKVLYNRYAPKLLSVCRQYISDIYAAEDVMVSAFMKIFTNLDRFENRGNFEAWIRRIVVNESISYIRANSKVRFIEDSISEITATETSDSALLTADIQALVDKLPEGCKMVFMMYAVEGYKHHEIAAMLNISEGTSKSQLSYARKILQSMLQNINNQSNESQNRR; encoded by the coding sequence TTGAAAATAGTAGCTTTACATCAGGAATTAGAGACACTTATCCGAAAAGCCGGAAATAAAGATCGGCAAGCTCAAAAGGTGCTTTACAACAGATATGCTCCAAAGCTACTGAGTGTTTGCAGACAATATATTTCAGATATTTATGCAGCAGAAGATGTAATGGTCAGTGCTTTTATGAAAATTTTTACAAATCTGGACAGGTTTGAAAACCGAGGAAATTTTGAGGCTTGGATCAGACGAATTGTTGTAAATGAATCTATATCATATATCAGAGCCAATAGTAAAGTCAGATTTATTGAAGACAGTATATCGGAAATAACTGCAACTGAAACTTCCGACAGCGCATTATTGACTGCAGATATTCAGGCATTGGTAGATAAATTGCCGGAAGGATGCAAAATGGTATTTATGATGTATGCCGTTGAAGGCTACAAGCATCATGAAATTGCAGCTATGTTGAATATCAGTGAAGGTACTTCCAAATCACAGCTTTCATATGCCCGAAAAATATTACAAAGTATGCTTCAAAATATAAATAATCAGAGTAATGAATCGCAAAATCGAAGATAA
- a CDS encoding SRPBCC family protein — MKVYKLEKKQFLPIRLERAWDFFSSPVNLKKITPEYMGFEITSDLGDGKMYSGQIITYIVTPVLGIPMSWCTEITHVSDKEYFVDEQRFGPYSLWHHQHWFKEVDGGVEMTDIVHYALPLGFLGRIANSLFVKNKLQEIFDYREKVVEKFL, encoded by the coding sequence ATGAAAGTTTATAAATTAGAGAAAAAGCAGTTTTTGCCCATTCGTCTTGAACGGGCGTGGGATTTTTTTTCTTCCCCGGTCAACCTGAAAAAAATAACACCTGAATACATGGGATTTGAAATCACATCTGATCTTGGAGATGGGAAAATGTATTCAGGACAAATCATCACATATATTGTGACACCTGTTCTCGGCATCCCGATGAGTTGGTGTACTGAGATAACACATGTATCGGATAAAGAATATTTTGTAGATGAGCAGAGATTCGGCCCCTACAGTTTATGGCATCATCAACACTGGTTCAAAGAAGTGGATGGCGGTGTTGAAATGACGGATATTGTTCACTATGCATTACCACTTGGTTTTTTGGGACGTATTGCAAATAGTCTGTTTGTGAAAAACAAATTGCAGGAAATATTTGATTATCGCGAAAAAGTGGTTGAGAAGTTTTTGTAA
- a CDS encoding aspartate-semialdehyde dehydrogenase: protein MKVALVGATGLVGRVMNKVLEEFDFPVTEYIPVASHRSVGTKVSFKDKAYPIVSMEDAISKKADIAIFSAGGNTSLEWAPRFAEAGTTVIDNSSAWRMDPSKKLIVPEINAHTLTSDDKIIANPNCSTIQMVMALAPLHKKYGIKRLVVSTYQSFTGTGAKAVAQYEAERDGKHISKEEMAYHYKIYENCIPQCDVFLDNHYTKEEMKLVHETRKILGDNKIAITATAVRVPVHGGHSESVNVELENPYELDDIFNILSNTSGIIVEDDIATFRYPMPLYAKDRNEVFVGRIRRDESIANGLNLWIVADNLRKGAATNAVQIAQYLHKNRLV, encoded by the coding sequence ATGAAAGTTGCATTGGTAGGAGCGACCGGATTGGTCGGAAGGGTGATGAATAAGGTGCTGGAAGAATTTGATTTTCCTGTGACAGAGTATATTCCTGTAGCATCTCACCGATCTGTGGGAACTAAGGTATCATTTAAAGATAAAGCTTATCCTATAGTATCGATGGAAGATGCTATATCTAAGAAAGCAGATATTGCTATTTTTTCAGCAGGTGGAAATACATCACTAGAATGGGCACCCCGATTTGCTGAGGCCGGAACAACCGTGATTGACAATTCAAGTGCATGGAGAATGGATCCTTCCAAAAAACTTATAGTTCCTGAAATCAACGCACATACCCTTACATCCGATGATAAAATCATTGCTAATCCTAACTGTTCTACCATACAGATGGTCATGGCATTGGCACCTTTACATAAAAAATATGGTATCAAAAGATTGGTAGTCTCTACTTATCAGTCTTTTACCGGAACAGGCGCAAAAGCTGTAGCGCAGTATGAAGCGGAGCGGGATGGCAAACACATTTCCAAGGAAGAAATGGCTTATCATTATAAAATTTATGAAAACTGTATTCCGCAATGTGATGTCTTTTTAGACAATCATTACACCAAAGAAGAAATGAAACTGGTTCACGAAACCAGAAAAATTCTGGGTGACAACAAAATCGCAATAACAGCAACTGCGGTCAGAGTACCGGTACATGGCGGACACTCCGAATCCGTGAATGTTGAACTGGAAAATCCGTATGAACTTGATGATATTTTTAATATACTTTCCAACACGTCGGGTATTATAGTTGAAGATGATATAGCAACATTCAGATACCCTATGCCGTTATATGCTAAGGACAGAAATGAAGTCTTTGTAGGAAGGATTCGTCGAGATGAGTCCATTGCAAATGGTTTAAATCTATGGATTGTAGCCGACAACCTTCGCAAAGGTGCTGCAACAAATGCCGTTCAGATTGCTCAGTATTTACACAAAAACAGATTGGTTTAA
- a CDS encoding DUF1080 domain-containing protein: MRIDKILIVFVLFLIFFSCKNAPDTNIPRPIDHWVFRSVLDLKPRIITLALSDKVWAAYHTHTGALYKAWKGTVLFDGAVYTTAHGPQPISIGDAYVENKHENPWTLIKANGERLQTGFKYKGHRFFEGHVELMYELSAESLNQPVRVYEMVEAELSDAGQPVLERNFTTSDVPEGIAVLLQTNTSSIVAENNVITDGKIEIISKEEVAVEKITSLNMDFTILLNSNGKTTYHTTFLKNPTISNKNIAGGVDDELDENPGGIPQGLSLIAKSDCKTCHNKTRKTVGPSYVAIAEKYINNDANITLLSSKIKNGGSGIWGNQQMTPHPDLADEDITEMVKYILSLDDDKNAEVTSPAIQFDMSPDTSVKENSLISGSIVKVYDIPPSVKVMPNIKEGQKAKFAGVLPNFDNLSGNDFKELTGSFALTGEGLIKVDTAGTYLFHIWSDDGSLVYLGDKKILDNDSLHGTEYKEVALTLQKGYYPFRLEYFQGSGGKFLSFNWKKPGKEEFEVISPFNIFHQREMQSKLGNLTLPMAAVSKIPGDQYPLTEVHPSFDLAQARPDSFKPKVGGMDFLSDGRMVVSTWDEAGSVYVLNNVQSGDSTIMTAKRIAFGLAEPLGLKIVNDTIYVMQKQEMTRLIDTNKDDIVDEYQTLTSDWEVSANFHEFGFGLEYKDGFFYATLATAINPGGASTQPQIKDRGRVIKVNKNTGKLEFIASGLRTPNGIGVGFNGEIFVADNQGDWLPSSKIVHVTEGAWFGSRSVEPEASKSWIEKPPVVWLPQDEIGNSPSTPSYINVGPYKGQMIHGEVTHGGIKRVFVEEINGQLQGCVFRFIQGLEAGVNRIVWGPDNALYVGGIGNPGNWGQSGKLAYGLQKLSYNGKSTLEMLAIRAKSNGIEIEFTEPLQSVDGWNPAQYEIIQWYYKPTEEYGGPKLDERRLNVTSATVSDDRKKVFLALQGMKPGHVIYIRLKKHFISEAGNPILSTEGWYTMNQIPKDNPGVVSKAPFTFANNTLTDIEKAAGWKLLFDGKSMNGWRNFRKQTIGKSWIIDNEAIHLEARPDKNGGWQAADGGDIITDKSYENYELSLEWKIANCGNSGIIFNVVESDKYDYVWQTGPEMQVLDNSCHPDSKYRTHRAGDLYDLIESKIPAVKPAGEWNEARIRNVGGKLDFWLNGINVVSTTMHDEAWKKMVAGSKFKDMPDFGLAKGGHISLQDHGDKVWFRNIKIRDVK, translated from the coding sequence ATGCGCATTGATAAAATATTAATTGTTTTCGTTCTCTTTTTAATTTTCTTCTCATGTAAGAATGCACCTGATACCAACATTCCAAGACCAATTGATCATTGGGTTTTTCGGTCCGTTTTAGACCTAAAGCCAAGAATTATTACACTTGCGCTGTCAGATAAGGTATGGGCTGCATATCATACCCATACAGGTGCACTTTATAAAGCATGGAAGGGCACTGTCCTTTTTGATGGTGCTGTTTATACCACTGCTCATGGTCCGCAGCCTATCAGTATAGGAGATGCTTATGTTGAAAATAAACATGAAAATCCGTGGACATTAATAAAAGCAAACGGTGAAAGATTACAGACCGGATTTAAATATAAAGGTCACAGATTCTTTGAAGGCCACGTTGAGTTGATGTACGAATTGTCTGCGGAAAGTTTAAATCAGCCTGTTCGGGTGTATGAAATGGTCGAGGCGGAACTTTCAGACGCCGGTCAACCGGTACTGGAAAGGAACTTTACCACTTCAGATGTTCCCGAAGGGATTGCAGTCTTGCTTCAAACCAATACTTCTTCCATTGTAGCAGAAAATAATGTAATCACCGATGGTAAAATAGAAATTATATCCAAAGAAGAAGTGGCTGTTGAAAAAATTACAAGCCTTAATATGGATTTTACTATTCTTTTAAACAGTAATGGCAAAACTACCTACCACACCACATTCCTTAAAAACCCCACCATATCAAATAAAAACATTGCAGGAGGAGTAGATGACGAATTGGACGAAAATCCAGGTGGGATTCCGCAAGGACTTAGCCTTATCGCTAAAAGTGACTGTAAAACCTGCCATAATAAAACCAGAAAAACAGTAGGTCCTTCTTATGTTGCGATTGCCGAAAAATATATCAATAATGACGCAAACATTACGTTATTGTCCTCAAAAATAAAAAATGGAGGATCAGGAATATGGGGGAATCAGCAAATGACACCTCACCCTGATCTGGCTGATGAAGACATTACAGAAATGGTAAAATATATTTTGAGTCTGGATGATGATAAAAATGCAGAAGTTACATCTCCTGCGATACAGTTTGATATGTCTCCGGATACTTCTGTCAAAGAAAATTCATTAATTTCGGGCAGTATAGTGAAGGTATATGATATTCCACCGTCTGTAAAAGTGATGCCTAATATTAAAGAAGGCCAAAAGGCAAAGTTCGCCGGCGTTTTACCGAACTTTGATAATTTGTCCGGCAATGATTTTAAAGAGCTTACCGGTAGTTTTGCTTTAACAGGTGAGGGACTCATTAAAGTAGATACTGCCGGAACCTATCTTTTCCATATCTGGAGTGACGATGGTTCATTGGTTTATCTGGGTGATAAAAAGATATTGGATAATGATAGTTTACACGGCACCGAATATAAAGAAGTAGCTTTAACATTACAAAAAGGATATTACCCCTTCAGGTTAGAATATTTTCAGGGTAGTGGTGGAAAATTTTTATCATTCAACTGGAAGAAACCCGGTAAAGAAGAATTTGAAGTGATATCGCCTTTTAATATTTTTCATCAGAGAGAGATGCAATCTAAATTGGGCAATCTCACTTTGCCCATGGCAGCTGTGTCAAAAATACCCGGTGATCAGTACCCGTTGACAGAGGTACATCCATCCTTTGATCTGGCACAGGCCCGACCTGATAGTTTTAAACCTAAAGTAGGAGGTATGGATTTTCTGTCAGATGGCAGGATGGTTGTAAGTACCTGGGATGAGGCAGGTTCAGTTTACGTGCTAAATAATGTACAAAGTGGAGATTCAACGATTATGACTGCCAAAAGAATAGCTTTTGGTTTGGCGGAACCATTAGGTCTCAAAATTGTCAACGATACCATTTATGTAATGCAGAAACAGGAAATGACACGTCTGATTGACACAAATAAAGATGACATAGTAGATGAATATCAGACTTTGACATCTGACTGGGAAGTATCGGCCAATTTTCATGAATTCGGTTTCGGACTTGAATATAAAGATGGGTTCTTTTATGCAACATTGGCGACTGCCATAAATCCCGGTGGTGCTAGTACACAACCGCAGATAAAAGACAGAGGAAGGGTAATAAAAGTGAATAAAAATACCGGTAAACTGGAATTTATAGCATCAGGACTTCGTACCCCCAATGGCATAGGCGTAGGTTTTAATGGTGAAATTTTTGTTGCTGACAATCAGGGAGACTGGCTTCCATCTTCCAAGATTGTACATGTTACAGAAGGTGCATGGTTTGGATCCAGGTCTGTAGAGCCGGAAGCAAGCAAATCATGGATTGAAAAACCGCCGGTCGTTTGGTTGCCACAGGACGAAATCGGTAATTCACCCAGTACACCTTCCTATATTAATGTTGGCCCGTACAAAGGTCAAATGATTCATGGGGAAGTAACGCATGGTGGTATCAAACGTGTATTTGTGGAAGAAATAAACGGACAGCTTCAGGGATGTGTTTTTCGGTTTATTCAGGGACTCGAAGCCGGGGTTAACAGAATTGTCTGGGGACCTGATAATGCATTGTATGTCGGAGGTATTGGCAATCCCGGCAACTGGGGCCAATCCGGAAAACTTGCTTACGGACTTCAAAAACTAAGTTATAACGGCAAAAGCACCCTTGAAATGTTGGCAATCAGAGCTAAATCAAATGGTATCGAAATAGAGTTTACAGAACCCTTACAATCCGTAGATGGCTGGAATCCTGCACAATATGAAATCATACAATGGTATTACAAACCTACAGAAGAATATGGTGGACCAAAACTGGATGAACGACGATTAAATGTAACTTCTGCGACTGTTTCAGATGACAGGAAAAAAGTATTCTTGGCTTTACAGGGCATGAAACCCGGTCATGTCATATATATTCGTCTAAAAAAACATTTTATCAGTGAAGCAGGTAATCCGATACTATCCACTGAAGGCTGGTACACGATGAATCAAATTCCAAAAGACAACCCCGGCGTAGTCAGTAAAGCTCCTTTTACATTTGCCAATAATACATTGACTGATATTGAAAAAGCGGCCGGTTGGAAGCTTCTCTTTGATGGAAAAAGTATGAATGGCTGGCGAAATTTCAGAAAGCAAACAATCGGCAAAAGCTGGATCATAGATAATGAAGCTATTCACCTGGAAGCCCGCCCGGATAAAAACGGAGGGTGGCAAGCTGCAGATGGCGGTGATATTATTACCGACAAGAGTTATGAGAATTATGAGTTGAGTCTGGAATGGAAAATCGCTAATTGTGGGAACAGCGGAATTATCTTCAATGTTGTCGAGAGTGATAAATACGATTATGTGTGGCAAACGGGCCCTGAAATGCAGGTATTGGACAATAGTTGTCATCCTGATTCCAAATACAGAACACATAGGGCAGGAGATCTTTATGATTTGATTGAATCAAAAATACCGGCGGTCAAACCAGCAGGAGAATGGAATGAAGCCCGCATCAGAAATGTGGGTGGCAAACTCGATTTCTGGCTGAACGGTATCAATGTGGTCAGCACAACCATGCATGACGAAGCCTGGAAAAAAATGGTAGCAGGCAGTAAGTTTAAAGACATGCCGGATTTTGGTCTGGCAAAAGGAGGACATATATCTTTGCAGGATCACGGAGACAAAGTATGGTTCAGAAATATAAAGATAAGAGACGTAAAATAA
- a CDS encoding GNAT family N-acetyltransferase translates to MEIRYRCKKFSDLSVFELYAIMRLRQEVFILEQDCNYLDADGRDEAGIHILGENEYGNLHCYARLLPEGIPYEGYVSIGRVINSKAVRRRGEGEKLMRYAMQQVKKYYDDTPVKISAQSYLLNFYRKFGFETVGEEYLEDDIPHTAMISKGLI, encoded by the coding sequence ATGGAAATCAGATATCGTTGCAAAAAATTTAGTGATTTGTCTGTTTTTGAATTGTATGCTATCATGCGTTTGAGGCAGGAAGTTTTCATTTTAGAGCAGGACTGTAATTATTTGGATGCTGATGGGCGTGATGAAGCGGGAATACACATATTGGGAGAAAACGAATATGGCAACCTGCATTGCTATGCCAGATTGCTTCCGGAAGGCATCCCTTATGAAGGATACGTGTCCATAGGAAGAGTAATCAATTCAAAAGCTGTTAGACGTCGGGGAGAAGGTGAAAAGCTAATGAGATATGCGATGCAACAAGTAAAAAAATATTACGATGACACCCCTGTAAAAATATCGGCACAATCTTATCTGCTAAATTTTTACCGGAAGTTTGGTTTTGAGACGGTTGGTGAAGAGTATCTGGAAGATGATATTCCGCATACAGCCATGATATCTAAAGGATTAATTTGA
- a CDS encoding copper resistance protein NlpE N-terminal domain-containing protein produces MNSIKTYSALTLLFVFVIMSCGPKNSGNDNNNQTPDKTDEHNSLNSLDWVGVYEGTVPCADCEGIQSMILLGKDNSYQLETKYLGKSDEVFVEDGNFKWNDAGSVITLFKNGISDNVIRFQVGENKLTQLDMSGEIIKGELADQYILKKNMSDILEKKWILQEINGQANSESAKELKSTHLTLKSIGNRAFGNAGCNNFNGGFTISDGDKITFSPMASTKMACENMKTEDKLFKALGEVTNFSFSNDTFILKDAKMSELAKFVPEKF; encoded by the coding sequence ATGAATTCTATTAAAACTTATTCGGCTTTAACCCTCTTATTTGTATTTGTAATTATGTCATGTGGTCCAAAAAATTCCGGAAATGATAATAACAATCAAACACCCGATAAAACGGATGAACATAACAGCTTGAATTCATTGGATTGGGTCGGAGTTTATGAAGGTACTGTTCCCTGTGCCGACTGCGAAGGGATTCAGTCGATGATATTGTTGGGTAAAGACAATAGTTATCAACTGGAAACTAAATACCTCGGTAAATCAGATGAAGTATTTGTTGAAGATGGAAATTTCAAATGGAATGATGCAGGCTCAGTAATCACACTTTTTAAAAATGGAATTTCCGATAATGTAATTCGGTTTCAGGTGGGTGAAAATAAGCTGACGCAATTAGATATGTCCGGCGAAATTATAAAAGGTGAATTGGCTGATCAATATATTTTGAAAAAAAATATGTCCGATATCTTAGAGAAGAAATGGATATTACAAGAAATAAACGGTCAGGCTAATTCTGAATCCGCAAAAGAATTAAAATCCACTCACCTGACACTAAAATCTATTGGTAACAGAGCCTTTGGAAATGCCGGATGCAATAATTTCAATGGCGGCTTTACTATTTCAGATGGTGACAAGATCACATTTTCTCCTATGGCATCCACAAAAATGGCGTGTGAAAACATGAAAACAGAAGATAAATTATTTAAAGCCTTAGGAGAAGTTACAAACTTTAGCTTCTCAAACGATACATTCATTTTAAAAGATGCAAAAATGTCAGAGTTGGCTAAATTTGTACCTGAAAAATTCTGA
- a CDS encoding lamin tail domain-containing protein, whose protein sequence is MIIRYILFLLCFGISLDTDAQLSENFGDGDIQNNPAWSGTTNHFRVNESGQLQLNAPAAGESYIFTKYKMPLDSITVDLYFRMNFEPSDNNYTKIYLFTDDIDENKANGYYLRLGENGSNDAVKLVRITNGVSTVIATGSLGAISKDPAQGRIQIKIDSEGIWDIAVDYAGGFLYTSDIEFKENLVPLPDSVFFGIWCKYTSTRLTHFYYDDISIKVTEKDTIPPVVQSVTVMDDFRLSVSFSEIPDENTVNVFQNYSVNNGLGNPAQVITDNSQPNIITLVFNNPILSGIQYKLTVTGVTDRAGNSRTQSIDFVYAVGPSKGDLIISEVLTDPYTGGEDFVEIYNRSEKFLKLDGLIIRNGSRNENRTLNTPLILLPGQYIAISPNVTFLVNTYSPPADAMFLNATIPAMNVSDANITLMIPVSGENVVIDSFDYSQKYHYSLIDNTKGVSLEKIDLNGPSNDPNNWHSASQQVNWATPGYKNSNQVVTNTIADDAIKFSSKSFSPNGDGFEDLLLIQYELEKSGYLATIKIYDAEGFIVRDLVDNFLVGTEGFVKWDGVDNEGRVGKVGMYIVQIRLFHPDGETRQYRKVAVLADRL, encoded by the coding sequence ATGATTATAAGATATATTTTGTTCCTGTTATGTTTTGGGATTTCACTTGATACAGATGCGCAGTTGTCCGAAAATTTCGGGGACGGTGACATCCAGAATAATCCGGCATGGTCAGGAACAACCAATCATTTTAGAGTAAATGAAAGTGGGCAACTCCAGTTGAATGCACCCGCCGCCGGTGAATCCTATATTTTTACAAAATACAAAATGCCTTTGGATAGTATTACCGTTGACTTGTATTTCAGAATGAATTTTGAGCCAAGTGATAATAATTATACAAAAATTTATCTTTTTACGGATGACATCGACGAGAACAAAGCGAACGGATATTATCTGAGATTGGGTGAAAACGGGAGTAACGATGCTGTCAAACTCGTCAGAATTACCAATGGAGTCAGTACGGTTATTGCAACAGGATCACTTGGTGCCATAAGCAAAGACCCTGCTCAGGGAAGAATTCAGATTAAAATTGATAGTGAAGGAATCTGGGATATAGCTGTCGATTATGCCGGTGGATTTTTATATACTTCTGACATCGAATTTAAAGAAAATCTTGTTCCTTTGCCGGATTCCGTGTTTTTTGGGATCTGGTGCAAATATACTTCAACACGTCTGACTCATTTTTATTATGATGATATTTCAATTAAAGTGACTGAAAAGGATACCATCCCGCCGGTAGTTCAGAGTGTCACAGTGATGGACGATTTCAGACTATCGGTCAGTTTTTCAGAGATACCGGATGAAAATACAGTAAATGTGTTTCAGAACTATTCGGTGAATAATGGTCTGGGAAATCCTGCTCAAGTGATTACGGATAATAGTCAACCCAATATCATCACACTTGTTTTTAACAACCCCATTCTGTCCGGCATTCAATATAAACTGACCGTAACGGGGGTAACAGACAGAGCTGGTAATTCAAGGACGCAAAGTATTGATTTTGTATATGCAGTCGGACCATCGAAGGGCGATCTGATCATTTCAGAAGTATTGACGGACCCATATACCGGGGGAGAAGACTTTGTTGAAATTTATAATAGATCTGAAAAATTTTTGAAGTTAGACGGACTTATCATCCGAAATGGCAGCCGAAATGAAAACAGAACATTGAATACGCCCCTGATATTGCTACCCGGCCAGTATATAGCAATATCACCCAATGTAACTTTTTTGGTGAATACTTACAGTCCGCCTGCCGATGCCATGTTTTTAAATGCCACGATACCTGCAATGAATGTATCAGATGCCAATATAACATTGATGATACCTGTCAGTGGCGAAAATGTAGTAATTGATTCATTTGACTATTCTCAAAAATATCATTACAGTTTGATTGACAATACAAAAGGTGTAAGTCTTGAAAAGATAGACCTTAACGGGCCATCTAATGATCCCAATAACTGGCATTCTGCTTCTCAACAGGTAAATTGGGCAACTCCGGGTTATAAAAATTCCAATCAGGTTGTTACAAATACTATTGCGGATGATGCAATAAAATTCAGCAGTAAATCATTTTCTCCCAACGGTGATGGTTTTGAAGATTTGTTGCTGATACAATATGAATTGGAGAAATCGGGATATCTGGCGACGATTAAAATTTATGATGCAGAAGGTTTTATCGTCAGAGATCTCGTGGACAATTTTCTGGTGGGCACAGAAGGTTTTGTTAAATGGGATGGGGTTGACAATGAAGGGAGGGTAGGGAAAGTAGGAATGTATATTGTACAGATCAGACTTTTTCATCCAGATGGAGAAACACGACAATATCGTAAAGTCGCTGTCCTTGCTGACAGACTTTAA
- a CDS encoding DinB family protein has protein sequence MTPEHNMSITLQSRKAVKKIMDSLTAEQLNLIPAGFKNNIIWNCAHIISIQQTLIYGLGNRTYLVSEDQINEFTIGTVPTVRYGQPFIDHIKGQLVSTYAQTIEDVRANKFTDFRPFTTALRFEITDLDSALAFNQYHEALHMGYIMGLRKFV, from the coding sequence ATGACCCCCGAACATAATATGAGCATTACGCTGCAGAGTCGCAAAGCAGTAAAAAAAATAATGGACTCATTGACAGCAGAACAACTGAATCTGATTCCTGCAGGTTTTAAAAATAATATCATCTGGAATTGTGCACATATTATTTCAATACAGCAGACACTTATTTATGGACTGGGAAATCGAACCTATCTCGTATCCGAAGACCAGATCAATGAATTTACGATTGGTACTGTTCCTACGGTGAGATACGGGCAACCATTTATTGATCATATAAAAGGTCAATTGGTAAGTACTTATGCGCAAACGATCGAAGATGTAAGAGCAAACAAATTTACTGATTTCAGACCTTTTACGACAGCTTTACGCTTCGAAATAACTGATTTGGACTCAGCACTTGCCTTTAATCAATATCATGAGGCACTACACATGGGCTACATTATGGGACTTAGGAAATTTGTTTAA